The Salminus brasiliensis chromosome 3, fSalBra1.hap2, whole genome shotgun sequence genome contains a region encoding:
- the lrp12 gene encoding low-density lipoprotein receptor-related protein 12 gives MANPDIIGTVFALCLFFIEHASCAQHNDNVYVSGISNACGDVVEQIRASSGVITSPGWPFEYPSRINCSWNIRANPGEIITISFQDFEIQSSHRCGLDWISIGTYKNLDGYRACGSSIPAPYISSQDHVWIKFHSDDSLTGKGFRLSYITGKSEEASCESDQFHCANGKCIPESWKCNTMDECGDNSDEELCVQPNPSAFFSFQPCAFNQFPCLSRYTRVYTCLPQSLKCDGSIDCQDLGDEIDCDVPVCGEWLRNFYGTFSSPNYPDFYPPGSNCTWLIDTGDHRKVILRFMDFKLDGTGYGDYVKVYDGLEENPRRLLRVLTAFDSRAPVAVVSSSGQLRIHFYADKINAARGFNVTYQVDGFCLPWEIPCGGNWGCYTEQQRCDGYWHCPNGRDELNCSNCQEDEFPCSRNGACYPRSDRCNYQNRCPNGSDEKNCFFCQPGNFHCKNNRCVFESWVCDAQDDCGDGSDEESCPVIVPTRVITAAVIGSLICGLLLVIALGCTCKLYSLRMFERRSFETQLSRVEAELLRREAPPSYGQLIAQGLIPPVEDFPVCSGNQASVLENLRLAVRSQLGFTSIRLPTSARHGNIWRRLFNFTRSRRSGSLALVSADSEEGTAGSSRDHDRLGSHRGLLPLDSDDTDTESEQQPRRDAPGAVGGLAAPPLPQKTPPTTAVEAIVSVSSSSSSAPLASREGSIAESVTDSSAANEGCGVAPSSSGRSPFSSALSRVTRSLRWVRFSLGRSSASGSSLGQQNQSPLRQLEHGTAGSTSGSNRGEDEDDVELLIPVSDAGSLDSDSNESARPLLDPGVDQAFGPQPNPAVRGRPVGRDGPCEHCGIVHTARIPDACLEATARTETSDDESLLLC, from the exons ATGGCTAATCCGGACATTATTGGAACAGTCTTCGCCCTCTGCTTGTTCTTCATTG aACATGCATCTTGTGCACAGCACAACGACAATGTATATGTATCAGGGATTTCTAATG CTTGCGGAGATGTGGTGGAGCAGATCAGGGCATCCAGCGGAGTCATCACCAGTCCAGGCTGGCCCTTCGAGTATCCGTCACGCATCAACTGCAGCTGGAACATCAGGGCCAACCCTGGAGAAATCATCACCATCAG ttttcagGACTTTGAGATTCAGAGCTCACACCGCTGTGGACTGGACTGGATTTCGATTGGCACCTATAAGAACCTGGACGGTTATCGGGCGTGCGGCTCATCCATCCCTGCCCCGTACATCTCCTCTCAGGACCATGTGTGGATTAAGTTCCACTCAGACGACAGTCTGACCGGCAAGGGCTTCAGGCTCTCTTACATAACAG GGAAATCTGAGGAGGCCAGTTGCGAGTCTGATCAGTTTCACTGCGCCAACGGAAAATGTATCCCGGAGTCATGGAAGTGTAATACCATGGACGAGTGTGGAGATAACTCGGATGAGGAGCTGTGTGTGCAGCCCAATCCTTCTGCCTTCTTCTCTTTCCAACCCTGTGCCTTTAATCAGTTCCCCTGCCTGTCCCGCTACACCCGTGTGTACACCTGCCTCCCTCAGTCTCTTAAATGTGACGGCAGTATAGACTGCCAGGACCTGGGCGATGAAATCGACTGTGACGTGCCGGTGTGTGGCGAATGGCTTCGTAACTTCTATGGAACCTTCAGTTCGCCCAATTACCCGGACTTCTACCCCCCTGGCAGTAACTGCACCTGGCTGATTGACACTGGAGACCACCGCAAGGTCATCCTTCGTTTCATGGACTTCAAGCTTGACGGCACGGGTTACGGGGACTATGTGAAAGTGTACGATGGTTTGGAGGAGAATCCGCGGCGGCTCCTGCGTGTTCTGACTGCCTTCGATTCTCGAGCTCCAGTAGCTGTCGTCTCGTCCTCTGGACAGCTCCGCATCCACTTCTACGCTGACAAAATCAATGCAGCGCGGGGCTTTAACGTCACTTACCAGGTGGACGGGTTCTGCTTGCCGTGGGAGATCCCCTGTGGTGGTAACTGGGGCTGTTACACTGAGCAGCAGCGCTGCGACGGTTATTGGCACTGCCCCAATGGCCGGGACGAACTCAACTGCAGCAACTGCCAG GAGGATGAGTTCCCCTGCTCCCGTAATGGCGCCTGCTACCCTCGCTCTGATCGCTGCAACTACCAGAACCGATGCCCCAATGGCTCTGATGAAAAGAACTGCTTCTTCTGCCAGCCTGGAAACTTCCACTGCAAGAACAAccggtgtgtgtttgagagctGGGTCTGTGATGCGCAGGACGACTGTGGCGACGGCAGCGATGAGGAAAGCTGCCCAGTCATCGTCCCCACAAGGGTCATTACGGCCGCAGTCATCGGAAGTCTGATCTGTGGCCTGCTGCTGGTCATCGCTCTTGGCTGCACCTGCAAACTCTACTCCCTCAGGATGTTTGAGCGCAG GTCCTTTGAGACTCAGCTGTCCAGGGTTGAGGCAGAGTTACTGAGAAGGGAAGCTCCACCCTCATACGGACAGCTTATTGCTCAGGGCCTAATCCCCCCAGTTGAGGATTTCCCAGTCTGCTCTGGTAACCAG GCCTCTGTGTTAGAAAACCTTCGCCTGGCCGTGCGTTCCCAGCTTGGCTTTACCTCCATCCGCCTTCCCACCTCTGCTCGGCATGGCAACATCTGGCGGCGTCTCTTTAACTTCACCCGCTCCCGCCGCTCCGGCTCCCTGGCGCTTGTGTCTGCTGACTCCGAGGAAGGAACAGCTGGCTCCAGCCGCGATCACGATCGGTTGGGTTCACACCGTGGCCTCCTGCCGCTCGATTCGGACGACACCGACACAGAGAGCGAACAGCAGCCGCGGCGCGATGCGCCAGGGGCTGTTGGAGGTCTAGCTGCCCCGCCCCTTCCTCAGAAAACACCACCCACCACCGCAGTAGAGGCCATCGTTTCTGTTTCCAGCAGCTCCTCCTCAGCCCCTCTGGCCAGCCGGGAAGGCAGCATTGCTGAAAGCGTGACGGACAGCAGTGCCGCCAATGAAGGATGTGGCGTGGCACCCTCTAGCAGTGGGAGGAGCCCCTTCAGCAGCGCCTTGAGCCGCGTTACGCGCAGCCTCCGCTGGGTCCGCTTTAGCCTTGGACGCTCTTCCGCTTCTGGGTCCAGCTTGGGTCAGCAGAACCAAAGCCCGCTGCGGCAACTGGAGCATGGCACTGCAGGGAGCACCAGCGGAAGCAATAGAGGTGAAGACGAAGATGACGTTGAGCTACTGATTCCAGTTTCGGATGCAGGCTCCTTGGACAGTGACTCCAACGAGAGTGCAAGGCCATTGCTGGATCCTGGAGTGGACCAGGCTTTCGGGCCCCAGCCTAACCCCGCTGTCCGGGGCAGGCCGGTGGGCCGAGACGGACCCTGCGAACACTGTGGAATCGTTCACACAGCACGCATCCCTGATGCCTGTCTGGAGGCCACAGCTAGAACAGaaacaagcgacgacgagtctcTTCTGCTCTGTTAA